Below is a window of Trichosurus vulpecula isolate mTriVul1 chromosome 4, mTriVul1.pri, whole genome shotgun sequence DNA.
aataGAGGGCCAGAGGAGGGACACAATGAGAAGCCAGGGAAATGGAGCAGGGAAGGTACCAAGCAGGGAAGAAGAGGATGCAGAaggaaagtcagtcaacaaatattaagtctttactatgtgccaggcactatgttaagctctggagatacaaagaaagacaaaaatattgtccctgtcctgaaggagtttgcataataatacaagaaacaaaattgagggagagagagagagagagagagagagagagagagagagagagagagagagagggaatgtaaggtaatctcagaaagggaagcactagcagctaggggagctaggaagggtctgaagGTGGGATGTGAGCTGAGGCTTCGGGGAAGCCAGGatgcagaggagagggaggaaagcatCGCTGGTATGAGGGATAGCCATTGCAAAGACATAGAGAAggggatggaatgtcatgtgtgagaaacagcaagtggATTGGTGTAACTAGATTTTCGGTTTTATAAGAGGGGAGTATTgtttaagactggaaaggtaggaaaaagccaagttatgaagagctttgaacaccAAAAGTCTTCATATTTAATCTTAGAGATAATAGATATCCATAGATAGAATTTATAGAGTAGGAAGATGATATGATCAGacttatgcttttaaaaaaatcatttcggCACCTTGTAGTggaaagaggcaaagaagaacaGAAACAAGAAATTGCTGATGAGGGtctgagaaagaaatataaatgaaacaacaagaaatgacaaaaattacAAGATTCGGAGTACACGAGAGTGAGGAATAAAGAATGATACCAACATTGTGAGCCTGAATAACTGGGAAGACGGTGACACCTtggacaataataaaaaaaaaagtttgggagAGGAAAGAGTTTGGAGGGAAGGTCTGAGTTCTGTATTTTggctatgttgagtttgagattcctCCAGAACATTGAGTTCAAGATGTGCAAAAGACTGGAGCTCAGAGGAGAGATCtgggacagagccttgaggaCTCATGGTTAATGGATATGGCATGGATGAAGATCTAGAAAAGAGGCTGAGGAGTGGTTAGGTcggtgggaggagaaccagaagagagcaaGCGCCACACAAAcctaaagaggagggagaaggtgatcaaaattatcaaatgctgcagaaaggtcaagaaggatgacagTTAATAAAAGGTCCTTAGATGTGGTGATTAAGAAAgggattattggtaactttggagagagacaTTCGGttaaatgatgaagtcagaagccagattgcagactgttaacaggaaaggaaggggagagctGGAGGTACCTAGTGTGATGACTTTCTCAATGAGTTTaattgggaaggaaaggagaggtataGGATGATGGACTTGAGACAATGTGGGGTAGTAGAAAGAAGGTTGCACTTGGAGTCAAAAGCTATAGCTTCAAGTCCCACTTTCCccacttattagctatgcaaCCTTAAGCAAATTgtttttaacctctctgagacttggtTTCACCAACTGGAATGGAAACAATCTATTACGTTACTTCACAGGGTTTTGAGGACCATATTAAATCATCTAtagaaaaacactttgtaaggtataaaatactatgtaaatgtaagttaataggagagagagagagagagagagagagagagagagagagagagagagagagagagagaacttgggCAAGGAACACTGACCTAAAGACCTCAGGTCCCCAGCCAGCCACATAGGTGAAGAGCCGAGGTCCAAGGTCTCGAGCAGGGTTGAGTGGGTAACCACAGTTGGCACCCATGGAGAGGCCAATGGACAGAACCAGCAGCGCAACTGCCACTGGCTCCAATCCCGCAGGCACCCCCTTATTCTTAGTGTCTGTGATGGCAAAGATGCCCACAATCAGCATAGCAGTGCCTAGAACCTTGGGAGAAAGGTTATCCTGTTAGATACTCCAGGGCTCCTGTGTGACTACCCCTGCATCCATACCTTTCAGGCTTCACCCGCACCCCATACCCCATACCCTTATCTTTCTTTATACATCCCATACTCTCACTTCCCACACCCTTTGATTTTATCCTTGGTTGCTGAGGGGTGTCCCAAGGCAGAGAGATCAAGTAACTATTCCATGATAGGATGGCACAAAAGGACCTAGGAAAACAATAATAGAAGAAGGATGGGGCTGGGGGAACTAGAGGAAAGGGGTGGGGACTGGTGAGATGCTGGAGGAGAAGGTTGAAGAATGTTGGGTAATTTGATGTGGTCCCCCACTTCTACTCCCACCTGGTCCAGGAAGCCATTTTGCAGGGACAGATAAGGGGCTGGGTAGGTGGCAAAGATAGAGGCTGTCTCCTTGGGGCCAGTCACTGTCAGGTTTCCACCAGTATAGTTCTGCAGAGCATCTGGTTCAGGGAGTAGAGGCAATGGACATTCAGCTTGAGGTCCTCCCTATGAATGTACAGAGGGAGTTTCCCCATTCCCACGGATGACCTAattctccccatctccacccctAGAGTACCTTCCCATAGTCTGGGCTTCTCTCTTATGAATCCCAAGTCTTTGAAAAGGCTATTCCATACCATAATAGAGGGCATATGTTAGTCCCGAAGCAGAGAAGGCAGAAAGCAGCTGTACCAGTACGTAGATGGGAAGTTTGGCCCAAGGTAGGCGACCCATGAGGCACATGGACAAGGAGAAGGCAGGATTCAAGTGGGCCCCTGAGGGAACAAAGGTTGTggcaggaagaaacagaagagtgAAAAGAGGTCTAGAATCGTTGGGAAGGTAATATATACAGAGAGTAAGTCCCACCCTCCCTGAGGGAGGGTCTCTTCTTTGCCAGGAGGGTCCAGcatgaggagagagaaatggcagcTAGAGCTAGAGAGAAAACAAGGTGAaatagggaggggaggggcaaTAGGAAAGTTGGGGGGAAAGGTTGGAGAGACCCAAGGGCATGCCAGCATGATGTAAAGTGTCCAGTAGATAATATCCATGAGTCAGTGACTTGGGCAGTATCCACTTCCTGCTACTCCTCCAACCAGGGGCCACCTTACTCACCTGAGACATTGCCTCCCACATAGATGGCCACCATCACAGCCAGGGCGCCTGCCAGGAACATGGTGAAGAAGTTGCCTTTGGTTTCCTCACTGGTAACAGCCTGAGCCACTGCCCCCTGTGTGATGATCTGATGGAAAaaagtgaggaggagggaggaaatgagaggaaagaggagaggaaagaaaaagagaaaaggagaggggagaagggtagGGGAGGATTAGAGaggatagggagggaaggagaaaaggtagAATTggtgaagagaggggagggaaagaaaagggagatgagaggaaggaataaaaagggaagattgggggagaagTTGGGAGAAACAGGGGAAATCAGGGAAAGCCTCAAGAAAAacagggtgggaaggggagagacagggataggaagagagaggaagggagaaagagccaaggaaaaaatgaagggagaaaggacagggagaggaaagaaggtgagaggaggaggaaagaaggggtaGAATAGAAGATGAGCAATGAACAGTCCAGAATTGGAGATGATCAGAGAAAATTGAAGGTATGGTGAAGGGTAGAAGAAGAccataaagaagagaaaagaagcagaaaaaacagGGAGATGGGGTCACAGGTCGAAGTAAAGAGCCTTTCCTTTAccacccctcccttcctcctgatTACCCACCATTCAACCCCACCTACCAACAGTACGAAGACACCCAAAAATTCAGCCAAACACTGTCGGGCTAGGAGATTGCGGATTCGGACCCAGGCTCTGACCCGGGCCAGGAATACAAACTGAGACATGATGAAAGATGTCAGTGGGAGCCCGAGAGAACAACCTCTCTGTGGCCACTAATCACTCAACTGGCTACTAGGCTACATAAATAGCCAAAGATAACAAAGAGACTTTAAGACCAATTAACCAATTAATACTGCTCAGCTAAGGCTACTAGACTACACAAATAGCCAAAGATAACAGAGACTTTAAGACCAATTAACTCCTGTGCACTTGTCACTCTAGAGAGTGGGTGGGGTTAAGATTAAGGAAAAGTTTGGGTGGTACCTATACGGACTATGTGCCTGGATTGCTCTAGATTTCCTCACCTTTAGACCCTCAGCCCTCACAGATTAGAGGAAGGTTACTATGGAGCAGCAGCTTCCAGCAGTGGAGTGAGCACTTGGTGACAGCGGACCTGGGCTTGGGCCCCAGCATCCCTACTTACTTTCTGCAAGTCTGTTAGTCTTTCTGAAGCCagcttcctaatttgtaaaatggaggtaagaaTATTTGTTCGACCTATCTTGTGGTTTTGTTGTGAGTAAAGTGTttcaagaactatataaatggaaTTTGTGgtgttcaggcatttcagtcgtatctgatcattcgtgaccccatttggtgttttcttggcaaagatactggagtagtttgctatttccttctccagctcattctatggatgaggaaactgaggcaaacagcgtaaagtgatttgcccagggtcacacagctagtgtctaaggcaggatttgaattcacatctccctggctccaggcccagtgctctacctactgtaccacctagtttctATATAAATGGAAATCCTTGTTATATTCTGAGACCACAGCAAGAATGGAGATAGCAGCTGAATCTtccattctgtgtgtgtgtgtgtgtgtgtgtgtgtgtgtgtgtgtgtgtgtgtgagagagagagagagagggagagagagagagagagagagagagtgtacacatacacacacaaaccttAGTGGAGGCCCTGAGACACCATGCAGTTTACCCAAGGTCCCAAATATTTTGAAACTCAAACTTTCCATCTCCAATCTCCTGGATAACCCTCAGATCCTTTGCTGGCTCTGGGGTTATCCAGGGGCTCTTCCTTGTCACTcattcctgaaatgctctccctccttacctgcacctcctggttttcctgactttcttcaagtcacagctaaaatcccaccttctacaagaagcatttCCTGGTCCTTCTTAatcctggtgccttccctctgttgattgtctTCAATTTACCCTGTCTATAGTTTGTTTATACATCCTTGTTTggatgttgtcttccccattagactgtgaacttctcaTGAataaggattgtcttttgcccttttttttttttttttttttggtatcttcagggctttagcacagtgcctgacacacgaCTGATTGTTGACCGAGGTCTTAATCTAGTTTTTCCTCTGGTAATGGAAGTGAGGATCTCCTGCTCACACGGATCTCTCTTCTCTGAAGGAGGTTTCAAATGACACCTCAaaaactcaacatatcccaaaCCAGATTCATTCTGTTCCAGCCTATTTCCTAATTCTTCTCTTCTGACTTGTGATTTTTACCAGTGTTCTGTCACTGCCAGTATCAATCACCCGTGGTGCTGAATCGCTGTCAGCTTTGATTCTTCCCTTTGCTTCGTTCCCACATTTAGTTGTTAAACCCTGTTTTTTCTATCTCCATATCCTTCTTGCATCTATTATCATGCTAGGGCCTTCTAATGTAACATCACATTCTACCTGTGGTCTCTGTCCATGCCTTTGCATGCACTATCCCCCTTTGCTTGAaatacattccctcctcactcaagcttcttagaatccctggcttccttctgggctcagctcaaacaccatctCCTACAGTTAGCAGAGCCTTCCTCCGCCCACGCAGtatgactttgtatttactttatggACATTTTGTATTCACTTATTTGTGTCTACATTGTCTCACTCGATAGTAAACTCCCTGGGgaaaggaattgtttcatttttgtctttgtatcactaatCTAGCAGAGTGTAGGGCACAGTAAAGGACTTAGTAACTTATTAATAGATTGAGCCTTCCCACTCTCCTCTCCATTTTTCTGTCCATCCATTCCATTGACAGCTTATCTTTTCCTAATGTAAAGATCACAGATCAAATGTCTTATCAAATCTCTCAAAGGCTTCCTAATACTCGCCAGATAAAGTTCAAACTTTTTAGTCTGGCATTCGAGTTAGAATAGCTGAGAGGTAGATGAcctagtggttagagcactggacttgcagcccagaagaaatgggttcaaatctcatcctcTGAAACTTATTGGCTAtttgtcacttaatctctgagcttcagtatCTTCGTATATAAAAAATGGGGGTAATCATATTTGAAGTACCAACCTTATAGGGTTATGATgagatttaaatgaaaaaatgtaagagtAACAGATGTTCCTAATGCTTCCCAGAGGGAGAAATGGATCAGTGAAAAAACTTGGGGCAAGTAGGAATTACGTTTCTCCAAATAatcaatttacttttctttgttggatccagagtcaagaagacgtaaattcaaatccagccttagacacttactagctgtgtgaccttaggcaagtcacttaacctctgtttgcctcagtttcctcatctttaaaaagggggtgataataacagcacttatctcccagggttgtgaaaagatgagttaatatttgtaaagtactttggaaacctttaaagcactatataaatactagctattattattgtcatgatcatcatcaccatccctGAAAAAAATCCTTGTCTGCCATTTCAGGTCACTCTTTCCAAACTACTGGCAAGGTACGAGGTCCCCTAACTTCTCACTGCTGGCCATTTTCTGCTGGCCATGGTTGAAGGAGTCACTGCCATTGCAGTCTGAGCTGAGTATCTTGAAGGATGAGCAGGGAAAGATCCTGAGACCTGCAGGGAAACATGCAGACTTGAAGCAAAGCCTGGACCAAGGCTATGAATGACCTCGAAACAACATGGGGCCAATAGGGCAAGGCTGGGCATTGTAGTAGTGAAATACACTAGGGTCCAGGAGAGATCAGCCTGGTAGCTGCCATGAAACCTCAGCTACCAGGGAGACTGGGCCAAGAGCCCAATCCCCATCACCAGggtttcctccttcttttctgggATGTCTTCAGAGCTAATTTCATCAAGTTCAAAACAACACATCATCCCTTCCCTTATTCTTTCTCCCATCTGCTTGTTGGAAAGAggcttagagagagagagacaattgGGTAGAGAAGTTTCTTTACAGGTTTGCTGTGCTCATTACTTTACCATATGTTAGTAAATCACAAAGACACtaaaaaaagaagtttacatCTAAGTCATTTTGTCTAAGTTTTATGAATAAAGATGGTTGAGAGAGAGCAGATTTCCCAAATGCTAGGTGGAAGTGAAACCACAAAGTGAGCCATATTGAGATTTTCCCATGTCACTTAGTtcagagtaatattccatttcttttcttcagactAAAATCTGAACCTAGCCACCACATTCATGAGTCCTGGCCCAATCCGGGGCAATGGACAGGGTAGTAGTGTAAGGGTTTAAGCAGAGTCCTTTTAAGTTTGTTGTCACTCAGTCATGTCtggttcttcatgaccccattggggttttcttggcagagatactggaatggtttgccatttccttctccagttcattttacaaatgaggaaactgaggcaaataaaaatgaagtgacttgcccagagtcacatagctagctagtaagtgtctgaggctggatttgaaatgaggaagatgagtcttcctgattccaaacccagtgctctagccaccaCATCACCTCGCTGCCCCACCCTTTTCAGTGGGAAATACTACAATACCACTGCGCCTTGGGAAGCTAGTGGCTCACATTGAATGTTGTCTAACTCTGCCCCTTGGCTGGTGGTCTGAAGATAGTGCTAACTTGTGGccaaattatatattatacttcCTTGCTCggcatttaattaattaaataataagaTGAGACTGCTTTTCTCtaggttacaaagaaaggaaatgtgCCAGCTGTGGCTGCTATTACTCGTGCAGTAGCCCATCCCAACTGCCATATACGTGGAattctataattattattattatttgtcttGTTCTTATCCTTTTCAATGGAGCTCAGATATTAGTAGTCCTGAGATGAGGAACTATCCTGCTATTTGTTGTTCAACTATGTtggactctttatgactccatttggggttttcttggccaagatactggaatggtttgccatttctttttccatctcattttacagatgagaaaactgaggcaaccgggtcacacagctagtaagagtccatggccagatgtgaactcatgaaaatgagtctttctgactttgggcCCAGTGCCCCACTTCATATACTGCCTCACCTAgcttttttttattatcttttaatgCTCTGTAGAGTATTGCATAAGTGGATAATCTATCTGTTCCTCTGTAATTGAATTAAACAATTAAGATAAAAGCTCATCTTCTGTGGGCTCACTGAAAGTATCTTTGGGATTATTTTAATAGTAGACAGAATACTGGGATGATATGTACTTTATCCTTTTCCcacattctttttaatttcttctgctggGTCTCTATATTCTGGAAACTTTTCCATTTAGTTTGGATACCATGAGTGTTTTTAAATCAATGTTTTATCCAGACAATCAGGGGCAATATCTCTGTCTGTAATAATGATTTGGTTCCACTACCATTTATTTGGTGAATTCTCAGGGATCTTTCGAAGACTGTATTTTTTGTATGGGGATTTGTCATCTGTTATTTGATGAAAGACAGAAAATTTCCAATGTATAATTCTGGCCACCAGGGTACTTTGTG
It encodes the following:
- the AQP10 gene encoding aquaporin-10; the encoded protein is MSQFVFLARVRAWVRIRNLLARQCLAEFLGVFVLLIITQGAVAQAVTSEETKGNFFTMFLAGALAVMVAIYVGGNVSGAHLNPAFSLSMCLMGRLPWAKLPIYVLVQLLSAFSASGLTYALYYDALQNYTGGNLTVTGPKETASIFATYPAPYLSLQNGFLDQVLGTAMLIVGIFAITDTKNKGVPAGLEPVAVALLVLSIGLSMGANCGYPLNPARDLGPRLFTYVAGWGPEVFSAGNGWWWVPVVAPMVGAALGTATYQLLVGLHHPEDLEPVQEKASEPRSPSYLRSLESKL